A portion of the Citrobacter rodentium NBRC 105723 = DSM 16636 genome contains these proteins:
- the frdA gene encoding fumarate reductase (quinol) flavoprotein subunit, which translates to MQTFQADLAIIGAGGAGLRAAIAAAQANPNAKIALISKVYPMRSHTVAAEGGSAAVAQDHDSFDYHFHDTVAGGDWLCEQDVVDYFVHHCPTEMTQLEQWGCPWSRRPDGSVNVRRFGGMKIERTWFAADKTGFHMLHTLFQTSLQFPQIQRFDEHFVLDILVDEGHARGLVAMNMMEGTLVQIRANAVVMATGGAGRVYRYNTNGGIVTGDGMGMALSHGVPLRDMEFVQYHPTGLPGSGILMTEGCRGEGGILVNKNGYRYLQDYGMGPETPLGEPKNKYMELGPRDKVSQAFWHEWRKGNTISTPRGDVVHLDLRHLGEKKLLERLPFICELAKAYVGVDPVKEPIPVRPTAHYTMGGIETDQRCETRIQGLFAVGECSSVGLHGANRLGSNSLAELVVFGRMAGEQAMERAATAGAANDAALEAQAADVEKRLKDLVNQEGNENWAKIRDEMGLSMEEGCGIYRTPELMQKTIDKLAELQERFKRVRITDNSSVFNTDLLYTIELGHGLNVAECMAHSALARKESRGAHQRLDEGCTERDDVNFLKHTLAFRDADGTTRLDYSDVKITTLPPAKRVYGAEAEAADKKEKA; encoded by the coding sequence GTGCAAACCTTTCAAGCCGATCTTGCCATTATAGGCGCCGGTGGCGCGGGATTACGTGCTGCAATTGCTGCCGCACAGGCGAATCCCAATGCAAAAATAGCACTGATCTCAAAAGTGTACCCAATGCGCAGCCATACTGTTGCTGCTGAAGGGGGCTCAGCCGCTGTCGCCCAGGATCATGACAGCTTCGACTACCACTTTCACGATACGGTAGCGGGCGGAGACTGGCTGTGTGAACAGGACGTCGTGGACTACTTTGTCCATCACTGTCCGACTGAAATGACGCAACTGGAACAATGGGGTTGCCCCTGGAGTCGTCGTCCGGACGGCAGCGTAAACGTCCGTCGCTTCGGCGGGATGAAAATTGAGCGTACCTGGTTTGCCGCGGATAAAACCGGCTTCCATATGCTGCACACTCTGTTCCAGACCTCCCTGCAGTTCCCACAAATCCAACGCTTTGACGAACACTTTGTTCTGGATATTCTCGTCGATGAGGGCCATGCCCGCGGCCTGGTAGCGATGAACATGATGGAAGGCACGCTGGTGCAGATCCGCGCCAACGCGGTAGTGATGGCGACGGGCGGCGCAGGCCGCGTGTACCGCTATAACACCAACGGCGGCATCGTTACCGGCGACGGGATGGGCATGGCGCTGAGCCACGGCGTTCCGCTGCGTGATATGGAGTTCGTGCAGTATCACCCGACCGGCCTGCCGGGATCCGGTATTCTGATGACCGAAGGTTGCCGTGGTGAAGGCGGTATCCTGGTCAACAAAAATGGCTACCGTTATCTGCAGGATTACGGCATGGGTCCGGAAACCCCGCTGGGCGAGCCGAAAAACAAATATATGGAACTGGGCCCGCGCGACAAAGTGTCTCAGGCTTTCTGGCACGAATGGCGTAAAGGCAACACCATTTCCACGCCGCGCGGCGATGTGGTTCATCTCGACCTGCGCCATTTGGGCGAGAAGAAACTGCTCGAACGCCTGCCGTTTATCTGTGAACTGGCGAAAGCTTACGTGGGCGTCGATCCGGTGAAAGAGCCGATTCCGGTTCGCCCGACCGCGCACTACACCATGGGTGGTATCGAAACCGATCAGCGCTGCGAAACCCGCATTCAGGGTCTGTTTGCCGTTGGCGAATGTTCTTCCGTGGGTCTGCACGGCGCTAACCGTCTGGGCTCCAACTCGCTGGCTGAACTGGTGGTCTTTGGCCGCATGGCGGGCGAGCAGGCGATGGAACGTGCCGCTACCGCTGGCGCCGCGAATGACGCCGCGCTGGAAGCGCAGGCCGCTGACGTTGAAAAACGCCTGAAAGATCTGGTTAACCAGGAGGGTAACGAGAACTGGGCGAAGATCCGCGACGAAATGGGTCTCTCAATGGAAGAAGGCTGCGGCATCTACCGTACGCCGGAACTCATGCAGAAAACCATTGATAAACTGGCCGAACTGCAGGAACGCTTCAAACGCGTCCGTATCACCGACAACTCCAGCGTCTTTAACACCGACCTGCTCTACACCATCGAGCTGGGCCACGGTCTGAACGTCGCGGAATGTATGGCGCACTCCGCGCTGGCGCGTAAAGAATCACGCGGCGCTCACCAGCGTCTGGATGAAGGTTGCACCGAGCGTGACGACGTCAACTTCCTCAAACATACTCT
- the epmA gene encoding elongation factor P--(R)-beta-lysine ligase — MSETATWQPSASIPNLLKRAAIMAEIRRFFADRGVLEVETPCMSQATVTDIHLVPFETRFVGPGHSQGMSLWLMTSPEYHMKRLLAAGCGPVFQLCRSFRNEEMGRHHNPEFTMLEWYRPHYDMYRLMNEVDDLLQQVLECPAAESLSYQQAFQRHLEIDPLSADKTQLREAAAKLDLSNIADTEEDRDTLLQLLFTMGVEPHIGKEKPAFVYHFPASQASLAQISTEDHRVAERFEVYFKGIELANGFHELTDAREQQQRFEQDNRKRAARGLPQQPIDHNLLEALKVGMPDCSGVALGVDRLVMLALGAESLAEVIAFTVDRA, encoded by the coding sequence ATGAGCGAAACGGCAACCTGGCAGCCGAGCGCGTCCATACCTAACCTGTTAAAACGAGCGGCAATCATGGCGGAAATACGCCGTTTCTTTGCCGATCGCGGAGTGCTGGAGGTTGAGACGCCCTGCATGAGCCAGGCGACGGTGACCGATATACATCTGGTGCCGTTCGAAACGCGTTTCGTCGGCCCCGGTCATTCTCAGGGGATGAGCCTGTGGTTAATGACCAGCCCGGAATACCATATGAAACGTCTGCTGGCGGCGGGCTGCGGTCCGGTTTTCCAGCTGTGTCGCAGCTTCCGCAATGAAGAGATGGGCCGTCATCACAACCCGGAATTCACCATGCTCGAATGGTATCGTCCCCATTACGACATGTACCGGCTGATGAATGAGGTGGACGATCTGCTGCAGCAGGTGCTGGAATGCCCGGCGGCGGAAAGCCTCTCTTATCAGCAGGCGTTTCAGCGCCATCTGGAGATCGACCCGCTCTCAGCGGATAAGACGCAGCTGCGCGAAGCTGCGGCGAAGCTGGACTTAAGCAATATTGCCGATACCGAAGAGGATCGCGATACCCTGCTGCAACTGCTGTTCACGATGGGCGTGGAGCCGCACATCGGTAAAGAGAAGCCCGCGTTTGTCTACCACTTCCCGGCTAGCCAGGCGTCGCTGGCGCAAATCAGCACCGAAGATCACCGCGTGGCGGAGCGTTTCGAGGTCTATTTTAAAGGCATTGAGCTGGCAAATGGCTTCCATGAGCTGACGGACGCGCGCGAGCAGCAGCAGCGCTTTGAGCAGGATAACCGTAAGCGCGCCGCGCGTGGCTTACCGCAGCAGCCGATCGATCACAATCTGCTGGAAGCGCTCAAAGTGGGGATGCCGGACTGCTCCGGCGTGGCGCTGGGCGTCGATCGCCTTGTCATGCTGGCGCTGGGTGCGGAAAGCCTCGCGGAAGTGATCGCGTTTACCGTCGATCGCGCTTAA
- the yjeM gene encoding glutamate/gamma-aminobutyrate family transporter YjeM, protein MTQTIKKMSLMGLILMIFTSVFGFANSPSAFYLMGYSAIPWYIFSALLFFIPFALMMAEMGSAYRKEEGGIYSWMNKSVGPRYAFIGTFMWFSSYVIWMVSTAAKVWVPFSTFVFGADMTQHWRIGGLEPTQVVGLLAVAWMIVVTGVAARGINKIARITAVGGIAVMCLNLVLLIVSVAILLLNGGHFAQEINFTTSPNTGYQSGLAMLSFVVFAIFAYGGIEAVGGLVDKTEKPEKNFAKGIVFAALVISVGYSLAIFLWGVSANWQQVLSNSAVNLGNITYILMNSLGMTLGNALHLSPDATTTLGVWFARVTGLSMFLAYTGAFFTLSYSPLKAIIQGTPKALWPAPVTQLNTVGMPATAMWMQCLLVSLFILLVSFGGDTASAFYNKLTLMANVSMTLPYLFLALAFPFFKAQASLERPFVMFKTKASTLVATGVVLLVVTFANVFTIIQPVIEVGDWNSALWMTGGPVFFSLLAMAIYQNYIRRMAKQPQWAME, encoded by the coding sequence ATGACCCAGACAATAAAAAAGATGAGCCTGATGGGCCTCATCCTGATGATATTTACGTCCGTTTTTGGTTTCGCTAATAGTCCTTCTGCTTTTTATTTAATGGGTTATAGCGCAATACCGTGGTATATCTTTTCCGCCTTATTATTCTTTATTCCATTTGCATTAATGATGGCTGAAATGGGTTCCGCTTACCGTAAAGAAGAGGGCGGGATCTATTCATGGATGAACAAGAGCGTTGGTCCGCGCTATGCGTTTATCGGCACTTTCATGTGGTTCTCGTCGTATGTGATCTGGATGGTCAGCACTGCGGCAAAGGTCTGGGTTCCGTTTTCCACCTTTGTCTTTGGCGCTGATATGACCCAGCACTGGCGCATTGGCGGCCTTGAGCCGACGCAGGTTGTCGGGCTGCTCGCCGTGGCGTGGATGATTGTGGTCACCGGCGTTGCCGCCCGGGGCATTAATAAAATCGCCCGTATTACGGCGGTGGGCGGTATTGCGGTGATGTGTCTTAATTTAGTTTTACTGATCGTAAGTGTCGCCATTTTGTTATTAAACGGTGGGCATTTTGCACAGGAAATTAATTTCACTACCTCGCCGAATACCGGTTATCAGTCCGGTCTGGCAATGTTGTCTTTTGTGGTATTTGCTATTTTCGCCTATGGCGGCATTGAAGCGGTCGGCGGTCTGGTCGATAAAACCGAAAAGCCGGAAAAGAACTTTGCCAAAGGGATCGTTTTTGCCGCGCTTGTTATTTCTGTCGGCTATTCGCTGGCGATATTTTTATGGGGCGTGAGCGCCAACTGGCAGCAGGTGCTCAGTAACAGCGCCGTTAACCTCGGTAATATTACCTACATCCTGATGAACAGTCTCGGCATGACGCTGGGCAATGCGCTACACCTGTCTCCGGATGCGACGACGACGCTGGGCGTCTGGTTTGCGCGCGTTACCGGTTTGTCGATGTTCCTTGCCTATACCGGCGCGTTCTTTACGCTGAGCTATTCGCCGCTGAAGGCGATCATTCAGGGGACGCCGAAAGCGCTGTGGCCTGCGCCTGTGACGCAGCTGAATACCGTCGGGATGCCCGCCACGGCAATGTGGATGCAGTGCCTGCTGGTGAGTCTGTTTATTCTGCTGGTCTCGTTTGGCGGCGATACCGCCTCGGCCTTTTATAACAAGCTGACGCTGATGGCGAACGTCTCCATGACGCTGCCGTACCTGTTCCTCGCGCTGGCGTTCCCGTTCTTTAAGGCGCAAGCCTCTCTGGAAAGGCCGTTCGTGATGTTTAAAACCAAAGCCTCAACGCTTGTCGCAACCGGCGTGGTGCTGCTGGTGGTGACGTTCGCCAACGTGTTTACGATTATCCAGCCGGTCATTGAAGTCGGAGACTGGAACAGCGCCCTGTGGATGACCGGCGGCCCGGTATTCTTCTCGCTGCTGGCGATGGCGATTTATCAGAACTATATTCGCCGGATGGCGAAACAGCCGCAATGGGCGATGGAATAG
- the mscM gene encoding miniconductance mechanosensitive channel MscM, protein MRLIITFLMAWCLSLGAYAATAPDAKQLTQELEQAKAAKPAQPEAVEALQAALNSLEERKGSLERAQQYQQVIDNFPKMSASLRAQLANLHDEPRSVPPDLSTDALNQEILQISSQLLEKSRQAQQEQERAREIADSLSQLPQQQTDARRQLNEIERRIGTATGNTPVSQAQNYSMQAESARLKALVDELELAQLSANNRQELARMRSELAQKQSQQLDAYLQALRNQLNSQRQREAERALESTELLAENSADLPPDIVAQFRVNRELSAALNQQAQRMDLVASQQRQAASQTQQVRQALTTLREQSQWLGSSNLLGEALRAQVARLPEMPKPQQLDTEMAQLRVQRLRYEDQLNKQPQLRQLHQTNGQPLTAEQNRILEAQLRTQRELLNSLLQGGDTLILELTKLKVSNSQLEDALKEVNEATHRYLFWTSDVRPVSFSWPIDIVQDLRRLISLDTVSQLGKASLMMLTSRETLLPLFGALILVGFSIYSRRHFTRFLERSAARVGKVTQDHFWLTLRTVFWSILVASPLPVLWMTLGYGLREAWPYPLAVAIGDGVTATVPLLWVVMICATFARPNGLFIAHFGWPRERVTRAMRYYLMSIGLIVPLIMALIMFDNLNDREFSGSLGRLCFILICGALALVTLSLKKAGIPLYLDKEGSGDNMVNSMLWNMMIGAPLIAILAAAVGYLATSQALLARLETSVAIWFLLLVIYHIIRRWMLIQRRRLAFDRAKHRRAEMLAQRARGEEEPAHSTSLEGAVDIDESEVDLDTISTQSLRLVRSILMLIALLSVIVLWSEIHSAFGFLENISLWDVTSTVQGVESLEPITLGAVLIAILVFIITTQLVRNLPALLELALLQHLDLTPGTGYAITTITKYLLMLIGGLVGFSMIGIEWSKLQWLVAALGVGLGFGLQEIFANFISGLIILFEKPIRIGDTVTIRDLTGSVTKINTRATTISDWDRKEIIVPNKAFITEQFINWSLSDSVTRVVLTVPAPADANSEEVTQILYTAAERCTLVIDNPPPEVFLVDLQQGIQIFELRIYAAEMGHRMPLRHEIHQLILAGFHEHGIDMPFPPFQMRLESLNGKQTARTLTSAGRRSRPAGSL, encoded by the coding sequence GTGCGCCTGATAATCACTTTTCTGATGGCCTGGTGCCTCAGCCTGGGGGCGTACGCTGCGACGGCCCCCGACGCCAAACAGCTCACCCAGGAACTGGAGCAGGCGAAAGCGGCGAAACCCGCCCAGCCGGAAGCCGTTGAGGCGCTTCAGGCGGCGCTGAACTCGCTTGAGGAGCGTAAAGGCTCCCTTGAGCGCGCTCAGCAGTACCAGCAGGTCATCGACAATTTCCCCAAAATGTCCGCCTCGCTGCGGGCGCAGCTCGCCAACCTGCACGATGAACCGCGCAGCGTTCCACCGGATTTGTCCACGGATGCGCTGAACCAGGAAATTCTCCAGATCAGCAGCCAGCTGCTGGAGAAAAGTCGTCAGGCCCAGCAGGAACAGGAACGCGCGCGCGAAATCGCCGACTCGCTCAGCCAGCTTCCGCAACAGCAAACCGATGCCCGCCGCCAGCTCAACGAAATTGAACGCCGCATCGGCACGGCAACCGGCAATACGCCTGTCAGCCAGGCGCAAAATTACAGTATGCAGGCCGAATCCGCGCGTCTGAAAGCGCTCGTTGATGAACTTGAGCTGGCGCAACTCTCCGCCAATAACCGCCAGGAACTGGCGCGGATGCGTTCCGAACTGGCGCAAAAGCAAAGTCAGCAGCTTGATGCTTATCTGCAGGCGCTGCGCAATCAGCTGAACAGCCAGCGCCAGCGTGAAGCGGAACGCGCGCTGGAAAGCACCGAACTGCTGGCGGAAAACAGCGCTGACCTGCCGCCGGATATCGTGGCACAGTTCAGGGTCAACCGCGAGCTGTCAGCCGCGCTGAACCAGCAGGCGCAGCGCATGGATCTGGTTGCCTCTCAGCAGCGCCAGGCCGCCAGTCAGACCCAGCAGGTACGTCAGGCGCTGACGACGCTGCGGGAACAGTCGCAGTGGTTAGGCTCGTCGAATCTGCTCGGCGAAGCGCTGCGCGCGCAGGTCGCGCGACTGCCGGAAATGCCAAAGCCGCAGCAGCTTGATACCGAAATGGCGCAACTGCGCGTGCAGCGCCTGCGCTATGAGGATCAGCTCAATAAGCAGCCACAGCTGCGTCAACTGCACCAGACCAACGGGCAGCCGCTCACCGCGGAGCAGAATCGCATCCTGGAGGCCCAGCTACGTACTCAGCGCGAACTGTTGAACTCGCTGCTACAGGGCGGCGACACGCTGATCCTCGAGCTGACCAAGCTGAAAGTCTCCAACAGCCAGCTTGAAGACGCCTTAAAAGAGGTGAACGAAGCGACCCACCGCTACCTGTTCTGGACGTCGGATGTTCGCCCTGTTTCCTTCTCCTGGCCGATTGATATCGTGCAGGATCTGCGTCGCCTTATCTCGCTCGACACCGTCAGCCAGTTAGGCAAAGCCAGCCTGATGATGTTAACCAGCCGGGAAACGCTGTTACCGCTGTTTGGCGCGCTGATTCTGGTGGGCTTTAGCATCTACTCGCGCCGCCACTTTACCCGCTTTCTCGAGCGCTCCGCCGCCAGGGTCGGCAAAGTCACCCAGGATCACTTCTGGCTGACGCTGCGCACCGTCTTCTGGTCGATCCTGGTGGCCTCGCCGCTGCCGGTTTTATGGATGACGCTGGGCTACGGGCTGCGCGAAGCGTGGCCGTATCCGCTGGCGGTGGCGATAGGCGATGGCGTCACCGCAACGGTGCCGCTGCTGTGGGTGGTGATGATCTGCGCGACCTTTGCCCGTCCGAACGGCCTGTTTATCGCTCACTTCGGCTGGCCGCGCGAGCGGGTAACGCGGGCGATGCGCTACTATCTGATGAGCATCGGGCTTATCGTACCGCTGATCATGGCGCTCATCATGTTCGATAATCTGAACGACCGGGAGTTCTCCGGCTCGCTGGGTCGCCTGTGCTTTATTCTGATCTGCGGCGCGCTGGCGCTGGTGACGCTGAGCCTGAAAAAGGCCGGTATCCCGCTCTATCTCGATAAAGAGGGTAGCGGCGACAACATGGTTAACAGCATGCTGTGGAACATGATGATCGGCGCGCCGCTGATAGCGATTCTGGCTGCCGCGGTGGGTTATCTGGCCACCTCGCAGGCGCTGCTGGCGCGGCTGGAAACCTCGGTCGCTATCTGGTTCCTGCTGCTGGTTATCTATCATATTATTCGCCGCTGGATGCTGATTCAGCGCCGGAGGCTGGCCTTCGATCGCGCCAAGCACCGCCGCGCAGAGATGCTGGCGCAACGCGCGCGCGGCGAAGAAGAGCCCGCTCATTCCACCAGCCTCGAAGGCGCCGTCGACATTGATGAAAGCGAAGTCGATCTCGACACCATCAGCACCCAGTCGCTGCGGCTGGTGCGTTCCATCCTGATGCTGATCGCCCTGCTGTCGGTGATCGTGCTGTGGTCAGAAATCCATTCCGCATTCGGCTTCCTGGAAAATATCTCGCTGTGGGACGTTACCTCCACGGTGCAGGGCGTCGAAAGCCTCGAGCCGATCACGCTGGGCGCCGTGCTGATCGCGATCCTGGTGTTTATCATCACCACCCAACTGGTGCGCAACCTTCCCGCGCTGCTGGAGCTGGCGCTGTTGCAGCATCTCGATCTGACGCCAGGCACCGGCTACGCCATTACCACCATAACCAAATATCTGCTGATGCTGATCGGCGGGCTGGTCGGCTTCTCGATGATTGGCATTGAGTGGTCGAAACTGCAATGGCTGGTGGCGGCGCTGGGTGTCGGCCTTGGCTTTGGCTTGCAGGAGATCTTCGCCAACTTTATCTCCGGCCTGATTATCCTGTTTGAAAAGCCGATTCGTATTGGCGATACGGTGACGATCCGCGATCTGACCGGCAGCGTGACAAAGATTAATACCCGAGCGACCACCATCAGCGACTGGGACCGCAAAGAGATTATCGTGCCGAACAAAGCGTTTATCACCGAACAATTTATTAACTGGTCGCTCTCCGACTCGGTAACCCGCGTGGTGCTCACCGTTCCGGCCCCCGCCGACGCCAACAGCGAGGAGGTGACGCAAATCCTCTACACGGCGGCAGAGCGCTGTACGCTGGTGATAGACAACCCGCCGCCGGAGGTCTTCCTGGTCGATTTACAGCAGGGTATTCAGATCTTTGAACTGCGTATCTATGCTGCGGAAATGGGACACCGGATGCCGCTGCGTCATGAAATCCACCAGCTGATTCTGGCGGGCTTCCATGAGCACGGTATTGATATGCCGTTCCCGCCGTTCCAGATGCGTCTGGAAAGCCTGAACGGCAAACAAACGGCGAGAACGCTGACCTCAGCCGGGCGCAGAAGCCGCCCGGCGGGAAGTTTGTAA